A genome region from Hyalangium gracile includes the following:
- a CDS encoding trifunctional serine/threonine-protein kinase/ATP-binding protein/sensor histidine kinase yields MLDIPGYRVLGTIRATGSNALFHAMREADGLPVIIKTPMAPSPGPRERERYQREFSILQRLRDVKGVARPFACESIHERPVLLLERVQGETLSEVVGRPLEVTLFLSVALSLASTLAEIHNRNVIHKDIKPSNIILEPSGEARLIDFGVATLQKVEHLAASPGHLIEGTLAYMSPEQTGRMNRAVDYRTDFYSLGVTLYELLTGQRPFQGKDALEWFHAHMAQTPRPPHELNEKVSAALSAIVMKLMAKTAEERYQSAEGLRADLLRCRDELGQGAPSPFVPGEHDAPNRFQLPQRLYGREEQVSSLLQGFERVVTSARPELFLVSGYSGIGKSSVVHELHKPVVQRRSFFLTGKFDQFQRDVPYATLAQAIRGLVQQLLAGTEEALAQWRSRLNEAWEGHGRVLVELVPQLEVLVGPQPPLPELSVSDAQHRFRRVVRQFLGVFARPEHPLVVFLDDLQWADLASLKLIEQLLSQKETPPVLWIGAYRDNEVSSSHPLVSVLEEVRKAGARITDIRLEPLSLRQVEQLVGDTLPGAGEELIIPLSALVHEKTGGNPFFLLQFMETLNQDGLLVRTPEGGWRWSPEGVKARAYSDNVVDFMVGKLRQLPAVTQQLLQVAACVGNSFMLPMLGTLSAREATVEVEQGLEPALREGLLMRAGSEQYRFLHDRIQQAAHALISEQERKALHLRIGRLMLESLSPEQLRESLFEVVSQLNAGVDLIEEPAERHRLARLNAEAGRQARASVALRPAISYFTAAFALIPGDPWDTDYALAFQARMGRAQCDMVSGNLQGARVLVEELRSRAREPGDMTEAYCLLADCFMSTGDIPSATSTMLECVERLGMPMAAHPTWQEASAAQEEVRRLLGARPIDSLIELPRMTDPETQVRMRALAVLFPKAYVTDNALLTIVLSRMVALSLQHGFVADAVVGFAWFGELSVALFKQYREGQAWVVLARSLVERYELEAYRSRVVLALQGISFWTAPLSTVQEITLAGFQHSLQSGELYWACYFASSLVGNRISMGHDLGDVLQEAITRMDFVRKVGVFDAMDGLRIAQAVVRNLRGESSAFGSLTSEGFDEKEYEATLTSRRMSTTQGSYWTHKLEARFVAGDYPEARRAAEKAGEFLWSMHTTLRLRDYHLYRALTLAALFEELTPEQQARSLSEIRQHREHLAEWAEHSPESSRAGERVVFGELARLEGRPDEASRAYEEAIQVARAGGTPQYLGLASELAANFWRSRRSPIVAHTFAREARAAYLQWGALAKVQQLDSLWPNLGPAPVSSAETQTSSTDSTRIDALTVVKAQQAISGEIILERLVTTLVRAAIENAGAQRGVLLLPSGDTLSVVATATASSGSVELPSADGGARGELPWTILSYVRRTREHVLIGDATRPHPFSGDEYLVRSGARSVLCLPLMRQEQFTGALYLENNLATNAFSPARLALLGHIASQAAISIENARLYADVQRARQELRQANDELEQRVEERTRELKQAQARLVDTARSVGMAEVASNVLHNVGNVLTSAVINLEMMQRAVGASRLGKLKQATGLLLEHRQELSSFLAPGARGGHLPEYLARLADELVAQQTRLVEDMDAMGRHIEHIRAIVQVQQTYAKTSLMTEECDLGQLVEDALRIQMAALQRHGVTVHKELAPVPRLKVDKHKVLQILINLLSNAKYAMDGSPEGERLMTVRLRVEGQHVQIQVEDDGMGIAPEARENLFTHGFTTRKDGHGFGLHSSALAAQMLGGRLTLESEGTGKGAVATLELPLS; encoded by the coding sequence ATGTTGGACATCCCGGGCTACAGGGTTCTTGGGACGATCAGGGCCACAGGCTCCAACGCGCTCTTCCATGCAATGCGCGAGGCGGATGGCCTGCCCGTCATCATCAAGACGCCGATGGCGCCTTCCCCGGGCCCGCGCGAGCGTGAGCGCTACCAGCGCGAGTTCAGCATCCTCCAGCGGCTGAGGGACGTGAAGGGAGTGGCGCGGCCCTTTGCGTGCGAGAGCATCCACGAGCGGCCCGTGCTGTTGCTGGAGCGGGTGCAGGGCGAGACGCTCTCGGAGGTGGTGGGCCGGCCCCTGGAAGTCACGCTCTTCCTGAGCGTGGCGCTGTCGCTGGCCAGCACGCTGGCGGAGATCCACAACCGCAACGTCATCCACAAGGACATCAAGCCCTCCAACATCATCCTCGAGCCGAGCGGAGAGGCGAGGCTGATCGATTTCGGAGTGGCCACGCTGCAGAAGGTGGAGCACCTGGCGGCGTCCCCCGGGCACCTCATCGAGGGGACGCTGGCGTACATGTCGCCGGAGCAGACGGGGCGGATGAACCGGGCGGTGGACTACCGCACGGACTTCTACTCGTTGGGCGTCACGCTGTACGAGCTGCTCACGGGCCAGCGGCCGTTCCAGGGCAAGGACGCGCTGGAGTGGTTCCACGCGCACATGGCGCAGACGCCCCGGCCGCCGCACGAGCTGAACGAGAAGGTGTCTGCCGCGCTGTCGGCCATCGTGATGAAGCTGATGGCGAAGACCGCCGAGGAGCGCTACCAGAGCGCCGAGGGGCTGAGGGCGGACCTGCTGCGGTGCCGGGACGAGCTGGGGCAGGGCGCTCCGAGCCCGTTCGTCCCCGGCGAGCATGATGCACCCAACCGCTTCCAGCTGCCGCAGCGGCTGTATGGCCGTGAGGAGCAGGTCTCCTCCCTGCTCCAGGGCTTCGAGCGGGTGGTGACGAGCGCCCGGCCGGAGCTGTTCCTGGTGAGTGGCTATTCGGGGATTGGCAAGTCGTCGGTGGTGCACGAGCTGCACAAGCCGGTGGTGCAGCGGCGCAGCTTCTTCCTCACCGGCAAGTTCGACCAGTTCCAGCGGGATGTGCCCTACGCCACCCTGGCGCAGGCCATTCGCGGGCTGGTGCAGCAGCTGCTGGCGGGGACCGAGGAGGCGCTGGCCCAGTGGCGCAGCCGGCTCAACGAGGCGTGGGAGGGGCACGGGCGGGTGCTGGTGGAGCTGGTGCCGCAGCTGGAGGTGCTGGTGGGCCCACAGCCGCCGCTGCCGGAGCTCTCTGTCAGCGATGCGCAGCACCGCTTCCGGCGGGTGGTCCGGCAGTTCCTGGGCGTCTTCGCCCGCCCCGAGCACCCGCTGGTGGTGTTCCTGGATGATCTGCAGTGGGCGGACCTGGCCAGCCTGAAGCTCATCGAGCAGCTGCTGTCCCAGAAGGAGACGCCGCCGGTGCTTTGGATTGGCGCGTACCGGGACAACGAGGTGAGCTCGTCGCACCCGCTGGTGTCGGTGCTGGAGGAGGTGCGCAAGGCCGGAGCGCGCATCACCGACATCCGGCTGGAGCCGCTGAGCCTGAGGCAGGTGGAGCAGCTGGTGGGGGACACGCTGCCCGGCGCCGGAGAGGAGCTGATCATCCCGCTGTCGGCGCTGGTGCACGAGAAGACGGGCGGCAATCCCTTCTTCCTGCTGCAGTTCATGGAGACGCTCAACCAGGACGGCCTGCTGGTGCGCACCCCCGAGGGCGGGTGGCGCTGGAGCCCCGAAGGGGTGAAGGCGCGAGCGTACTCGGACAACGTGGTGGACTTCATGGTGGGCAAGCTGCGCCAGCTGCCCGCCGTCACCCAGCAGCTGCTGCAAGTCGCGGCCTGCGTGGGCAACAGCTTCATGCTCCCCATGCTGGGCACCCTCTCGGCGCGGGAGGCGACGGTGGAGGTGGAGCAGGGGCTGGAGCCCGCGCTGCGGGAGGGCCTGCTGATGCGCGCGGGCTCGGAGCAGTATCGCTTCCTGCATGACCGCATCCAGCAGGCGGCCCACGCCCTCATCTCGGAGCAGGAGCGCAAGGCCCTCCATTTGAGGATTGGCCGGCTGATGCTGGAGAGCCTGTCGCCGGAGCAGCTGCGCGAGAGTCTCTTCGAGGTGGTCAGTCAGCTCAACGCGGGCGTGGACCTCATCGAGGAGCCCGCCGAGCGCCACCGCCTGGCCCGGCTGAACGCCGAGGCGGGAAGGCAGGCCCGGGCGTCGGTGGCGCTGCGTCCCGCCATCAGCTACTTCACGGCGGCCTTCGCGCTCATCCCCGGAGACCCCTGGGACACGGACTACGCGCTGGCCTTCCAGGCGCGGATGGGGCGCGCCCAGTGCGACATGGTGAGTGGCAACCTCCAGGGGGCGCGCGTGCTGGTGGAGGAGCTTCGCTCCCGGGCTCGCGAGCCTGGGGACATGACGGAGGCCTACTGCCTGCTGGCGGACTGCTTCATGTCGACAGGGGACATCCCCTCCGCCACCTCCACCATGCTGGAGTGCGTGGAGAGGCTGGGCATGCCCATGGCCGCGCATCCGACGTGGCAGGAGGCGTCGGCGGCCCAGGAAGAGGTGAGGCGGTTGCTGGGCGCGCGCCCCATCGACAGCCTCATCGAGCTGCCGCGGATGACCGACCCGGAGACGCAGGTGAGGATGCGCGCCCTGGCCGTGCTCTTTCCGAAGGCCTACGTCACCGACAATGCGCTGCTCACCATCGTCCTGAGCCGCATGGTCGCGCTCTCCTTGCAGCATGGCTTCGTGGCCGATGCGGTGGTGGGCTTCGCCTGGTTCGGCGAGCTGTCGGTTGCCTTGTTCAAGCAATACCGGGAGGGCCAGGCCTGGGTGGTGCTCGCGCGTTCGCTCGTGGAGCGCTACGAGCTGGAGGCCTACCGGAGCCGGGTCGTCCTGGCCCTGCAGGGCATCAGCTTCTGGACGGCGCCGCTGTCCACCGTTCAGGAGATCACCCTGGCGGGCTTCCAGCACTCGCTCCAGTCAGGTGAGCTCTACTGGGCCTGCTACTTCGCCTCCTCGCTCGTGGGCAACCGGATCTCGATGGGGCACGACCTGGGGGACGTCCTCCAGGAGGCCATCACGCGCATGGACTTCGTGCGCAAGGTGGGCGTCTTTGACGCCATGGATGGGCTGCGCATCGCGCAGGCCGTGGTCCGGAACCTGAGGGGAGAGTCGAGCGCGTTCGGTTCGCTCACATCCGAGGGCTTCGACGAGAAGGAGTACGAGGCGACGCTCACGTCCAGGCGGATGAGCACCACGCAAGGCAGCTACTGGACCCACAAGCTCGAGGCGCGCTTCGTGGCAGGGGACTACCCAGAGGCGCGGCGGGCGGCGGAGAAGGCGGGCGAGTTCCTCTGGTCCATGCACACCACCCTCCGGTTGAGGGATTACCACCTCTACCGCGCGCTCACGCTGGCCGCGCTCTTCGAGGAGCTCACGCCGGAGCAGCAGGCGCGGTCCCTGAGCGAGATCCGCCAGCACCGCGAGCATCTGGCGGAGTGGGCGGAGCATTCCCCCGAGAGCAGCCGCGCGGGGGAGCGGGTGGTGTTCGGAGAGCTGGCCCGTCTGGAGGGGCGGCCGGATGAAGCGTCGCGCGCCTACGAGGAGGCCATCCAGGTAGCCCGCGCGGGTGGGACTCCCCAGTACCTGGGGCTGGCCAGCGAGCTGGCGGCGAACTTCTGGCGCTCGAGGCGGTCACCCATCGTCGCGCACACCTTCGCGCGCGAGGCCCGGGCGGCGTACCTGCAATGGGGGGCGCTCGCCAAGGTGCAGCAGCTGGACTCCTTGTGGCCGAACCTGGGGCCCGCTCCGGTATCCTCGGCGGAGACCCAGACCAGCAGCACGGACTCGACGCGGATCGACGCGCTGACGGTGGTGAAGGCGCAGCAGGCCATCTCCGGGGAGATCATCCTGGAGCGGCTGGTGACCACGCTGGTGAGAGCGGCCATCGAGAACGCGGGCGCGCAACGCGGAGTGCTCCTGCTGCCGAGTGGGGACACGCTCTCGGTGGTAGCCACCGCCACCGCCTCTTCGGGCAGCGTGGAGCTGCCATCCGCCGACGGCGGCGCTCGCGGGGAGCTGCCGTGGACGATCCTGTCCTATGTGAGGCGGACGCGGGAGCACGTGCTCATCGGAGATGCCACGAGGCCGCATCCCTTCTCGGGGGACGAGTACCTGGTGCGAAGCGGAGCGCGGTCGGTGCTGTGCCTGCCGCTGATGAGGCAGGAGCAGTTCACCGGGGCGCTGTACCTGGAGAACAACCTGGCGACCAACGCGTTCAGCCCGGCGCGGCTGGCGCTGCTGGGGCACATCGCCTCGCAGGCGGCCATCTCCATCGAGAACGCGAGGCTGTACGCGGACGTGCAGCGGGCGCGGCAGGAGCTGAGGCAGGCCAATGACGAGCTGGAGCAGCGGGTGGAGGAGCGCACGCGGGAGCTGAAGCAGGCGCAGGCGAGGCTGGTGGACACGGCGCGTTCGGTGGGAATGGCGGAGGTGGCCTCCAACGTGCTGCACAACGTGGGCAACGTGCTGACCAGCGCCGTCATCAACCTGGAGATGATGCAGCGGGCGGTGGGAGCATCGAGACTGGGCAAGCTGAAGCAGGCGACAGGTCTGCTGCTGGAGCACCGGCAGGAGCTGTCGAGCTTCCTGGCGCCAGGCGCGAGAGGAGGGCACCTGCCGGAGTACCTGGCGAGGCTGGCCGACGAGCTGGTGGCCCAGCAGACGCGGCTGGTGGAGGACATGGATGCGATGGGGCGGCACATCGAGCACATCCGGGCCATCGTCCAGGTGCAGCAGACGTACGCGAAGACGTCGCTGATGACGGAGGAGTGCGACCTGGGTCAGCTGGTCGAGGATGCGCTGAGGATCCAGATGGCGGCGCTGCAGCGGCACGGGGTGACGGTGCACAAGGAGCTCGCACCGGTGCCGAGGCTGAAGGTGGACAAGCACAAGGTGCTGCAGATTCTCATCAACCTGCTGAGCAACGCGAAGTACGCGATGGATGGCTCACCCGAGGGAGAGCGTCTCATGACGGTGAGGCTGAGGGTGGAGGGCCAGCACGTCCAGATCCAGGTGGAGGACGACGGGATGGGGATCGCGCCAGAGGCGAGGGAGAACCTGTTCACGCACGGGTTCACGACGCGCAAGGACGGACACGGGTTCGGGCTGCACTCGAGCGCGCTGGCGGCGCAGATGCTGGGAGGACGGCTGACGCTGGAGAGTGAGGGGACCGGCAAGGGAGCCGTCGCCACGCTGGAGCTTCCACTCTCCTGA
- a CDS encoding serine/threonine-protein kinase, producing MGPVEFPSLEAEVAFLRGLVSVQRLTDDILEDCFERGLDLDTGLDVFLTQCARMVHAVAGFVSLRGTQHPVLTRVLGELGVDVFEAVKWTGPRRLDGGRMLFCTQLTLGKLQLGSLGLVVEGRFEDGGRLVMKLVEAIGEQLDSAVLGFLALTDGRSALDRLDELAVDEDATPVGRGRIGRYEVVTPLGTGGMAQVLVARARGPEGLGRLVALKRILPHLATDPVIVQQFLDEARIGLRLSHPNLVTVYDIGEAQGAYYIAMELVRGVDLDRLLKALKAPLPPAMAVAVVAQGLLGLHAAHTLRGEDGAPLLLVHRDMSPHNLMVGFDGRVKVLDFGVAKARMQRTVTLPGIVKGKPLYMSPEQARGERLDARSDLFALGLILYEALTGKRAFDKGDELASMYAICDEQLRRPERIPKPLWDVMAVALAKSPGERFRSAQEMAERLMEVVPPAKDAELARLMAGNFPDRLRELARLDRTSDEKSKAGQTQVRGPVKPQR from the coding sequence ATGGGCCCCGTGGAGTTCCCATCACTCGAGGCCGAGGTCGCCTTCCTGCGGGGCCTGGTGTCCGTCCAACGGCTGACGGACGACATCCTCGAAGACTGCTTCGAGCGAGGGCTGGACCTCGACACCGGGCTGGACGTGTTCCTCACCCAGTGCGCCAGGATGGTGCACGCGGTGGCGGGCTTCGTGTCCCTCCGGGGCACGCAGCACCCGGTGCTGACCCGGGTGCTGGGCGAGCTGGGCGTGGACGTCTTCGAGGCGGTGAAGTGGACGGGGCCGCGGCGGCTGGACGGCGGGCGGATGCTCTTCTGCACGCAGCTCACGCTCGGCAAGCTGCAGCTGGGCTCGCTGGGGCTGGTGGTGGAGGGGCGCTTCGAGGACGGCGGGCGGCTGGTGATGAAGCTGGTGGAGGCCATCGGCGAGCAGCTCGACTCGGCGGTGCTGGGCTTCCTGGCGCTCACGGACGGGCGCAGCGCGCTGGATCGGCTGGACGAGCTGGCCGTGGACGAGGACGCGACCCCCGTGGGGCGGGGCCGCATCGGCCGCTACGAGGTGGTGACGCCGCTGGGCACGGGCGGCATGGCGCAGGTGCTGGTGGCGCGCGCCCGAGGGCCCGAGGGCCTGGGACGGCTGGTGGCCCTCAAGCGCATCCTCCCGCACCTGGCCACCGACCCCGTCATCGTGCAGCAGTTCCTGGATGAGGCGCGCATCGGCCTGCGCCTGTCCCACCCCAACCTCGTCACCGTCTACGACATCGGCGAGGCGCAGGGCGCGTACTACATCGCCATGGAGCTGGTGCGGGGCGTGGACCTGGACCGGCTGCTCAAGGCGCTGAAGGCTCCGCTGCCGCCGGCCATGGCGGTGGCAGTGGTGGCGCAGGGGCTGCTCGGGCTGCATGCGGCGCACACGCTGCGAGGCGAGGACGGGGCGCCGCTCCTCCTGGTGCACCGGGACATGTCCCCGCACAACCTCATGGTGGGCTTCGACGGGCGGGTGAAGGTGCTGGACTTCGGCGTGGCCAAGGCGCGCATGCAGCGCACGGTGACGCTGCCCGGCATCGTCAAGGGCAAGCCCCTCTACATGTCTCCCGAGCAGGCGCGCGGCGAGCGGCTGGATGCGCGCAGCGATCTGTTCGCCCTGGGGCTCATCCTCTACGAGGCCCTCACGGGCAAGCGCGCCTTCGACAAGGGCGATGAGCTGGCCAGCATGTACGCCATCTGCGACGAGCAGCTGCGCCGGCCCGAGCGCATCCCCAAGCCGCTGTGGGACGTGATGGCGGTGGCGCTGGCCAAGAGCCCCGGTGAGCGCTTCCGCAGCGCCCAGGAGATGGCCGAGCGGCTCATGGAGGTGGTGCCTCCCGCCAAGGACGCGGAGCTGGCCCGGCTGATGGCCGGGAACTTCCCGGACCGGCTGCGCGAGCTGGCCCGGCTGGACCGCACCTCCGATGAGAAGTCCAAGGCGGGCCAGACACAGGTCCGCGGTCCGGTGAAGCCCCAGCGCTGA
- a CDS encoding YsnF/AvaK domain-containing protein produces MTVRSIDGEKLGRVFAVQDGEFLIEKGLFFPKDYVCRYEEISDIRDGEIILLHGKEGLHRFSLGEDRGVLAGTGGGAGVGPGTVGVPAERSTGLGLGADTAGLTANASAAGVERPMVGRDEVAVPVYKEELDVTKRERQAGEVRVHKDVIEEEKELSVPVKRERVRVERRDVKDRPAMHASFQEETVVVPLRAEEVEVRKRAVVDEEVIIRKDAIEEEQRVAETVRHEKVDIRSDGEVEGSRKLDLTPDDPTLRRS; encoded by the coding sequence ATGACGGTCCGCAGCATCGACGGCGAGAAGCTCGGCCGCGTCTTCGCGGTGCAGGACGGCGAGTTCCTGATCGAGAAGGGGCTCTTCTTCCCGAAGGACTATGTCTGCCGCTACGAGGAGATCAGCGACATCCGCGACGGGGAGATCATCCTCCTCCATGGGAAGGAGGGGCTGCACCGCTTCTCGCTCGGGGAGGACCGGGGCGTGCTGGCCGGGACGGGCGGAGGAGCGGGCGTGGGGCCGGGCACGGTGGGCGTACCCGCCGAGCGGAGCACGGGCCTGGGACTGGGCGCGGACACCGCGGGGCTGACGGCGAACGCGTCGGCGGCGGGCGTCGAGAGGCCCATGGTGGGCAGGGACGAGGTGGCCGTGCCCGTCTACAAGGAGGAGCTGGACGTCACCAAGCGCGAGCGGCAGGCCGGCGAGGTGCGCGTCCACAAGGACGTCATCGAGGAGGAGAAGGAGCTGTCCGTCCCGGTGAAGCGCGAGCGCGTCCGGGTGGAGCGCCGGGACGTGAAGGATCGGCCGGCGATGCACGCCTCCTTCCAGGAGGAGACGGTGGTGGTGCCGCTGCGCGCCGAGGAGGTGGAGGTGCGGAAGCGCGCGGTGGTGGATGAGGAGGTCATCATCCGCAAGGACGCCATCGAGGAGGAGCAGCGCGTGGCGGAGACGGTGCGCCACGAGAAGGTGGACATCCGCAGTGACGGGGAGGTGGAGGGGTCTCGCAAGCTGGATCTGACTCCGGATGATCCCACGCTGCGCCGCTCCTGA
- a CDS encoding YsnF/AvaK domain-containing protein yields MREGMVVRTADGERLGTVVRAGEDTFVIEKGLLLPRDFTARYEDVAEVRGSEVRLRRTRDEMIPGPWLKKREHEEVVSLGTFGAPQELVVELAHEEPHPRTVVREVGQLRIHKVVRTEVRHFSIPVRREELVVERLPVTDEAHARSLEGTPVPGGAAPFEEVSFVIPLREERVEFTKSTQVWQEVRVSKAAQEELRTVRTTVRRETAEVEERGEVLHEGPVDGLHS; encoded by the coding sequence GTGCGCGAAGGGATGGTGGTCCGCACCGCGGACGGCGAGCGGCTGGGCACGGTGGTGCGCGCCGGCGAGGACACCTTCGTCATCGAGAAGGGGCTGCTGCTGCCCAGGGACTTCACCGCCCGCTACGAGGATGTGGCGGAGGTGCGCGGATCCGAGGTGCGCCTGCGGCGGACCCGGGACGAGATGATCCCCGGCCCCTGGCTCAAGAAGCGGGAGCACGAGGAGGTCGTCTCCCTGGGGACGTTCGGAGCGCCCCAGGAGCTCGTCGTCGAGCTGGCGCACGAGGAGCCCCATCCACGCACCGTCGTCCGAGAGGTGGGCCAGCTGCGCATCCACAAGGTCGTCCGCACGGAGGTGAGGCACTTCAGCATCCCGGTGCGCCGCGAGGAGCTGGTGGTGGAGCGGCTCCCCGTGACGGACGAGGCGCACGCCCGGTCCTTGGAGGGCACTCCGGTGCCGGGGGGCGCGGCGCCCTTCGAGGAGGTCTCCTTCGTCATCCCCCTCCGGGAGGAGCGGGTGGAGTTCACCAAGAGCACCCAGGTCTGGCAGGAGGTGCGGGTGTCCAAGGCGGCCCAGGAGGAACTGCGCACCGTGCGCACCACGGTCCGCCGGGAGACGGCGGAGGTGGAGGAGCGGGGCGAGGTGCTCCACGAGGGGCCCGTGGACGGACTGCACTCCTGA